The Flammeovirga kamogawensis genome includes a region encoding these proteins:
- a CDS encoding C45 family peptidase encodes MKKFILSLALSILMLIVGVKYSNAQVAGDNLDYFNAQRQPVQTTVEVIDFTDKTDYELAEYLSKIDRDTVPSEVLEQYAAVVENNRKIAPEYVAMMEIQAKLRGVDVVQLFAEASYVDVEVSEYGKIKIKQALKGCTSMAFNNGIVGQNNDMGIDFLEGAPTVMIRTKNSLFIPTDGAHFQGMGEHVGIVLNTIIDLESGTTLGKDNIVSTDAVFAMAVQCKSADEFLEKIKGFGTPSPINFTIADDQGNHYAVRLFEDRMEVANHDDRGSYSANHTQATKDAILKKFDIYTANSYTSNTFAREEAARSFLKYSPELTVGAMQHVFSVRPINISKDAPESTFVTVQTMIFDVANGVAYITPDNPRFVEYTKIELNTNTNSK; translated from the coding sequence ATGAAAAAATTTATTTTATCTCTCGCCTTATCCATATTAATGTTAATTGTTGGTGTAAAATATTCTAATGCTCAAGTTGCTGGAGATAACCTAGACTACTTTAATGCACAACGCCAACCTGTACAAACAACTGTAGAAGTTATTGACTTTACTGATAAGACTGATTATGAACTTGCAGAATACCTTTCTAAAATTGATAGAGATACTGTTCCTTCAGAGGTTCTAGAACAATATGCTGCCGTAGTAGAAAACAATAGAAAAATTGCTCCAGAATATGTGGCAATGATGGAAATACAAGCAAAATTGAGAGGAGTAGATGTTGTTCAATTATTTGCTGAAGCAAGCTATGTTGATGTAGAAGTTTCTGAATATGGGAAAATAAAAATTAAGCAAGCATTAAAAGGTTGCACATCAATGGCTTTTAATAATGGTATTGTTGGTCAGAACAACGATATGGGTATTGATTTTCTAGAAGGTGCTCCTACTGTGATGATTAGAACCAAAAATTCTTTATTTATTCCTACAGATGGAGCTCACTTTCAAGGAATGGGCGAACATGTAGGCATTGTTCTTAATACAATCATAGATTTGGAATCAGGTACTACTCTAGGGAAAGATAATATTGTCTCTACCGATGCGGTTTTTGCCATGGCTGTACAATGTAAATCGGCTGATGAATTCTTAGAAAAAATAAAAGGCTTTGGAACGCCATCACCTATTAATTTTACGATTGCTGATGACCAAGGTAATCACTATGCTGTCCGACTTTTTGAAGACCGTATGGAAGTAGCTAATCACGATGATAGAGGTAGCTATAGTGCAAACCACACGCAAGCTACTAAAGATGCAATACTAAAGAAATTTGATATCTACACTGCTAACAGTTATACATCAAATACTTTTGCAAGAGAAGAAGCTGCTCGTTCTTTCTTAAAATATTCACCTGAATTAACTGTAGGAGCAATGCAACATGTGTTTAGTGTTCGCCCTATCAATATTTCTAAAGATGCTCCCGAATCCACATTTGTAACAGTACAAACAATGATTTTTGATGTAGCAAATGGTGTTGCTTATATCACTCCAGACAATCCTCGATTTGTAGAGTATACTAAAATCGAGTTAAATACAAATACAAATAGTAAGTAG